The Pocillopora verrucosa isolate sample1 chromosome 2, ASM3666991v2, whole genome shotgun sequence genome has a segment encoding these proteins:
- the LOC136278972 gene encoding microtubule-actin cross-linking factor 1-like: MEDTSSSLSNSCSADKFVIEGEEQDVRKRYENLSSEALRDDIAKKQSSSGRTGRHREGNYCRQQRRSQSGSRCSGELNKIVSPVDLILRKLAERQVKLQNALLRSQEFQVSFDEFMAKLDTFEDELAKQDPISALHETVQVQRQENEALQKELALQDPVSEKLVQNGQGVVDALEDAPERKFMEKKMEELKSRWQSLKGKVDERQNKLVKVEPEAQKIPSGCRFLGYAASRCRKQVDEFEPLTVDIDNIAKQKELVKQIQGMADKLKSDVQEVGGSADELKEQAEKDVPVLEAEVEDYVARIEKLSSIPSELSSVLDDHAPEVQNVGHKGKTLLQQVHDSSPDHAVVTSKVAHVSQKFGELQQKLKAQEEALTSKIRDTDNFNAKVEELDGCIQDTREKLAAVGPVSTDPTAVEKQLELVQHGLESETGGEKPTLEDAQGLCEKLTDQNKDEPLIVAAIKDKLDKVESPFEDLKAKLADLEGRLQAAQIRSQEFNVSFSVFKDKLQDLEELSTT, from the exons ATGGAAGATACTTCTTCATCTTTATCTAACAGTTGTAGTGCGGATAAGTTCGTGATTGAGGGAGAGGAACAAGATGTCCGAAAACGCTATGAAAATCTGTCTTCTGAG GCCTTAAGGGACGACATAGCGAAAAAACAAAGCTCTTCTGGACGCACTGGAAGACACAGGGAAGGAAATTATTGCAGACAGCAACGACGATCCCAAAGTGGTTCGCGATGTTCGGGTGAACTGAACAAAATCGTTTCTCCTGTTGACTTGATTCTTCGAAAACTCGCTGAACGTCAAGTCAAACTACAGAATGCTTTGCTTCGATCTCAGGAATTCCAG GTGTCTTTCGATGAATTCATGGCTAAACTGGACACATTTGAAGACGAACTAGCGAAGCAAGACCCGATTTCTGCTCTTCACGAAACTGTTCAAGTTCAGCGGCAAGAAAATGAAGCCTTACAAAAAGAATTGGCACTTCAAGATCCTGTGTCTGAAAAACTTGTTCAAAACGGACAAGGTGTGGTGGACGCACTGGAAGATGCGCCGGAGAGGAAGTTTATGGAGAAAAAGATGGAGGAACTGAAGTCGAGATGGCAGAGTCTGAAAGGAAAAGTCGATGAACGTCAAAACAAACTGGTTAAAGTCGAACCGGAGGCACAGAAAATTCCGTCAGGATGCAGATTCCTTGGCTATGCTGCTAGCAGATGCAGAAAACAGGTTGATGAGTTTGAACCGCTTACTGTAGACATAGATAACATTGCTAAACAAAAAGAACTCGTGAAGCAGATTCAGGGAATGGCAGACAAACTTAAGTCAGATGTTCAAGAGGTTGGAGGAAGCGCTGACGAACTCAAGGAACAGGCTGAGAAAGATGTCCCTGTTCTTGAAGCTGAGGTGGAAGACTACGTTGCACGCATCGAGAAGTTATCCAGCATTCCGTCG GAACTAAGTTCAGTTCTTGATGACCACGCCCCAGAGGTACAAAATGTCGGTCACAAGGGCAAAACTCTTCTCCAACAAGTTCATGACTCATCACCAGATCACGCAGTCGTTACCAGTAAAGTGGCACATGTATCCcaaaagtttggagaattgcAGCAGAAGCTCAAGGCTCAGGAAGAGGCTCTTACCAGCAAGATCAGAGATACAGACAACTTCAATGCTAAGGTGGAAGAACTGGACGGGTGCATACAAGACACTCGTGAGAAGCTCGCGGCAGTTGGACCTGTCAGCACTGACCCTACTGCTGTAGAAAAACAGCTGGAGCTTGTACAG CACG GACTTGAAAGCGAAACTGGAGGCGAGAAACCAACTCTTGAAGATGCCCAGGGTTTATGTGAGAAGTTGACTGACCAGAACAAAGACGAACCGCTTATCGTAGCAGCCATTAAAGACAAACTTGACAAAGTCGAGTCGCCATTTGAAGACCTCAAGGCAAAACTCGCTGACCTGGAAGGAAGACTACAGGCAGCACAGATACGCTCACAGGAATTCAACGTGTCTTTCAGTGTGTTTAAAGACAAGCTGCAAGACTTAGAAGAACTTTCCACCACCTGA
- the LOC131778280 gene encoding microtubule-actin cross-linking factor 1, isoforms 1/2/3/4/5-like, whose product MLDKYHGLVQPVQDTLETVGAELASQGPVSADVKKNEEDLAKTKALIRQLNDMKDNLDSAETSGKETAAAITALDGDPALVQEELKAVNANHDSLMDQLKDKQSQLEQAIGQGLELQDKLDEIEAWTADSAEKAEAWEPISTDAVTAKKQLEELQAMKDDLEKHHASLKDSQALAEKLLSDSEDPIAAAELESRLSRADLELKKLSDKIEARENQLQAALAQCDQFEADSDIFLRWLTKTERTFAKLRPISADAGTVQEQKDSFQPIHQEIREKEPTYAALMAAGEQLKETSQLPADQENLQEKLDNMRQRWTELNTTSDVRTNNLEKAVKLTTEYQEQRGHFAPWLDSAERRADAIHLTCDSEALETNKQHVEELQQDVANHSDPHRDLDNTAEGITQVCVEEVSSVEDDIQNLDKRWDELNKNLKDKLADIETLQGQVKEYRDTVDSVDEKISGIESEFNLERAPVSDVEEMKKHIQDLGSLKKQVEELKPDVQSALEAGNSIQEGNPSADTTAVESDNNNLQEHYAVLEDKIASAIEKNKKILEDLEEYWEQQDKVVEQVKETGDKLGENKPAVMDVEKLKEQLEKAKLLKAGVEDLKPGVDTVNKQAQDLITAGLGLDSAVVKQMSDTDKQWNDVKDAAANQQAEIEKALQEVEELQEALQTADQAMTESEEKVKQLPPVGADVDTINQQLEGIKDLQKEIDGIQEQLAAINDMKSKMAVAYPDADTSDIDTAISDLNQRLVALNQDLGNRQSKLESALLACGKFQDALQSLLDWLAESRELIENQGPIAAADPNVMKAQMQEQKLFTRMIADRAPAVKSLQETGEEVLKSADEETKARIEEGLENVTRQWEELNNMTDTRKNALDAAMEAAVSFDALLNDANKKITAAEEELQAQQLGQKVEPASILEEAKTLQALCEQIDVLESPVQEATQAGEELISHCTDDDKNLVRDKTDKLSQRYQTLRNQADEKRKEAEDAAKLSEDFFNAKDQLMAWCDDTARKLEDAKGESENVQQEKLQEIQKALSAKEPDLSSCKDLGDDLKKYLVQDEKPKVDQAQSEVDEKWRSLQADVDELAKKLFSSQARVDSYQLEVNELKAWLTDTEGKLTNLEPVGVEPEQVKQQLGTQAALNADVAAHEKPVKSVCENGEALIPALKDEEQQAIKDDLESIKTRYQGVKNDTSVRQAALVEALLLSQQFRDIHKEVVTWLDRCEENFRKLDDESVAELQQERIKSIQEGITALKVLIGNLEETGSDLVKLSGPGEASTSIEQKVAACVERYERLQLQTEERGIKIGMTLAQEEEVQTRLDELQTLLEKRKEDFGSLKPISVRPDVIREQIEELKVLQSEFDPEKEMVEEIRPLATAVVNANPDSKTSLLMKDKMNKVSTLASDTQTMYDDRLKSLELTLDAGDKFWTGLDEIKHILKDVQDHQDSEEPPAAELEVLEEQIHDHQELRTELDAHSEAVNVLCETSPVLVAHCSPGDKMLVQTELSKVTKQWADIEKTWNKREADMAEVKETATQYHNTHDPLLAKLTNLEQRLAEQPPVGTELDIVKEQLKEQKDFHKELTPLQSDVTAVNQKGTILSEQCRPEDADLIAAQLEDLNTRWDDLCLHSGERQQTIEGALLQLGQFQLALEELLVWVKQTNATLDEQLARDVQGDVKFIEVEKAKHKILYNDILAHEPSVESVTRAASSLLTENGDSKLDSGSLQMKMTELQDGWQEVLDKAARLDAHLAAALSASHDVMDQMKELRTWLNEGRDFLDSRRQIGGRPESARNQLTKHKDFLDVLEKRKETYQRITEAVQAMIKNSDPTTAASLQRQSDELTEAWEQVSTKADEEGRKLDDALKNAVELEKQITDMDSWLTQVHDQIVSFDNVSCILDILEKQRQEYKDLKEDIDAHRDPFKQLKVLAFKITDVCLQEDVTYIDDTIRDLDARWKELTGLSSGRKKDLDENYKLSHKFFKGAEELLNLLDEAERSLKDEEPIGVDPAHLRSQLKKHKEFQSMLGANQTSMDGIIKTGKVLMEKSPGDDVIIIEGKIADLKARWDAICALSVERQQKLEEALLFTGMFQDALQSLLDWLSAVEPSLSTETAVMGDPETVQILIDNHKTFQRELGRRQANYDSVMNAGRTMINENKVEDPHKLEERLDDLRMRWEAISALSNTKQDRLDNALVLAKEFDTAVKTELRILKDFEDTLRGLGPIADDLETIADQLNEHKVFHEDLMAEEVNVQSAIKKGQVIARFCHPSALPIIQQWIARLKKRWDEVRKWSVQRLTRLEEEQSKLTEEQSMMEELLQWIGEKEEILIEKENEPIPDDDYEQVMTLLEDHKGFQEEMAKKQPTYDRLTKSVKRRGSVAPTAVSAAPVQAQTTPDKQGRRGSRIPKLTSSPSPSFTRERSREKLTLVTSPGSSFTRSGSTTLDKNHPALLHLSKRWQHLWLLSMERLRRLQEKLERIAIRRASAKFDFNEWKSRFNKWLRDSKSRVLDIFRRMDQDRDGKLTREQFISGVLSTSFPTERWEMEIVASKFERDGLIDYKEFVNSLKDKKPTKKPEKPKTEEQQIQSEIERLCRKCGVTFVKVAENKYRFGDSQKMRLVRILRSTVMVRVGGGWETLEEFLLKNEPSKATGRTNVELREQLSRPEGVTQTMGAFTSKRHSEQKSTVVTEKPPTGLGRKPRLDVPSSGYGLRREKSGELRPRREKSGELRPPSGPTKQRSGTNLKGTAEKSPSTKRPSGVSRVRKSDSQTSLGSTGSLEDSSEGTSPRVSSGIPSSPSSTSSRGSPDRPGSAASKSATKSTGMARTGSRENVRGSRESLHKAKEGTTKSSGMTKSTTRSPGTTKLKNGEEKKGPKK is encoded by the exons ATGTTGGACAAGTATCACGGTCTGGTGCAGCCTGTACAGGATACACTGGAAACTGTCGGCGCAGAGCTTGCCTCACAAGGACCAGTTAGTGCTGACGTGAAAAAGAACGAGGAAGATCTTGCAAAGACTAAG GCGTTGATCCGTCAACTGAACGATATGAAAGACAACCTCGACAGTGCAGAGACAAGTGGCAAGGAAACAGCTGCGGCCATTACAGCCTTGGACGGCGATCCCGCTCTTGTCCAAGAGGAACTTAAAGCGGTTAATGCCAACCACGATTCTTTAATGGATCAACTGAAGGACAAACAGTCGCAGCTGGAACAGGCGATAGGTCAAGGTCTGGAGCTACAAGATAAACTGGATGAAATTGAAGCCTGGACTGCAGACAGTGCTGAGAAGGCAGAAGCCTGGGAACCAATCAGTACAGATGCCGTCACAGCCAAGAAACAGTTGGAGGAGTTACAG GCGATGAAGGATGATCTCGAAAAACATCACGCTAGTCTTAAAGACTCCCAAGCTTTAGCAGAGAAGCTGCTGTCCGACAGCGAAGATCCGATCGCTGCAGCTGAACTTGAGAGCCGTCTGTCCAGAGCTGATCTCGAGTTGAAAAAACTCTCAGATAAGatcgaagcgcgggaaaatcAGCTCCAAGCAGCCCTTGCGCAGTGTGATCAGTTCGAGGCTGATTCAGATATTTTCTTACGCTGGCTTACCAAGACGGAGAGAACTTTCGCCAAGCTCAGGCCTATTTCAGCTGATGCAGGGACAGTTCAAGAACAAAAAGATAGCTTTCAG CCCATCCACCAGGAGATAAGAGAAAAAGAACCAACTTATGCGGCCCTGATGGCAGCTGGTGAACAACTGAAGGAAACAAGTCAGCTACCCGCTGACCAAGAAAACCTACAGGAAAAACTTGATAACATGAGACAGCGATGGACTGAGCTGAATACGACGTCTGATGTCCGAACCAACAATTTAGAAAAAGCAGTAAAACTGACTACCGAGTACCAGGAGCAGCGCGGCCACTTTGCACCGTGGCTGGATTCAGCAGAAAGAAGAGCGGACGCTATTCACTTGACTTGTGATTCAGAAGCTCTGGAGACAAACAAGCAACATGTCGAG gaacTCCAGCAAGATGTGGCGAACCATTCTGATCCGCACCGTGACCTGGACAACACAGCGGAGGGAATCACTCAAGTCTGCGTAGAAGAAGTCAGTTCTGTCGAAGACGACATTCAAAATCTGGACAAGCGATGGGACGAATTGAACAAAAACCTTAAGGACAAACTTGCAGATATTGAGACCTTGCAAGGCCAGGTGAAGGAGTACAGAGACACTGTTGACAGTGTTGATGAGAAAATATCTGGGATCGAAAGTGAATTTAACTTGGAAAGGGCTCCCGTATCAGATGTAGAAGAGATGAAGAAACATATTCAAGATCTTGGGTCGCTGAAGAAGCAGGTTGAAGAATTGAAACCGGACGTTCAGTCCGCTTTAGAAGCTGGGAACAGTATTCAGGAGGGTAACCCAAGCGCTGACACTACTGCTGTTGAATCAGATAACAACAACCTTCAAGAGCATTATGCCGTTCTTGAAGATAAGATAGCCTCTGCGATTGAAAAGAATAAGAAGATTCTAGAGGATTTAGAGGAGTACTGGGAGCAACAGGATAAGGTCGTGGAACAGGTTAAGGAGACTGGGGATAAATTGGGAGAAAACAAACCAGCGGTGATGGATGTTGAGAAACTGAAAGAGCAGTTGGAGAAGGCAAAG CTGTTGAAAGCAGGAGTAGAAGATCTTAAGCCGGGTGTTGACACAGTTAACAAACAAGCTCAGGATCTGATCACTGCTGGCCTGGGATTAGATTCTGCGGTAGTAAAACAAATGTCTGACACCGACAAACAGTGGAATGACGTTAAGGACGCTGCAGCCAATCAACAGGCGGAAATCGAGAAGGCTCTTCAAGAGGTGGAAGAGCTACAAGAAGCTTTACAGACAGCAGACCAAGCCATGACTGAATCAGAGGAGAAAGTGAAACAGTTACCACCTGTTGGTGCAGATGTTGACACGATTAACCAACAACTGGAGGGCATTAAG gatttacaaaaagaaattgatggAATTCAAGAACAACTCGCGGCAATTAATGACATGAAATCCAAGATGGCTGTAGCCTACCCGGACGCAGACACAAGTGATATCGATACGGCCATAAGTGATCTGAACCAACGACTCGTAGCGTTAAATCAAGATCTTGGAAACAGGCAGAGCAAGCTGGAAAGCGCACTGCTGGCCTGTGGAAAGTTCCAGGATGCTTTGCAGTCGTTGCTAGACTGGCTGGCAGAGAGTCGTGAACTGATAGAGAATCAAGGCCCCATCGCAGCCGCCGACCCGAATGTCATGAAGGCTCAAATGCAAGAACAGAAG CTATTTACCCGAATGATCGCCGATCGAGCGCCCGCCGTAAAGTCCTTACAGGAGACTGGGGAAGAGGTTCTGAAAAGCGCCGACGAAGAAACTAAGGCACGAATCGAGGAAGGACTCGAAAACGTAACACGCCAGTGGGAGGAGCTTAATAATATGACAGACACCAGGAAGAACGCACTGGACGCAGCCATGGAGGCGGCCGTCAGTTTTGACGCCCTGCTTAATGACGCCAACAAGAAGATAACCGCCGCTGAAGAGGAACTACAGGCTCAACAACTTGGTCAGAAGGTAGAACCTGCATCCATCCTAGAGGAGGCCAAAACACTACAG gCCTTGTGCGAACAAATCGACGTCTTGGAGTCCCCCGTTCAAGAGGCCACTCAAGCAGGCGAGGAACTCATTTCACACTGCACAGATGACGATAAGAACCTGGTCCGTGACAAAACAGACAAGTTGTCACAGCGTTACCAGACATTGCGTAACCAGGCAGATGAAAAGAGGAAAGAGGCTGAGGACGCCGCCAAACTTTCTGAAGATTTCTTTAACGCTAAAGATCAGTTGATGGCATGGTGTGATGATACAGCAAGAAAGCTGGAAGATGCAAAGGGAGAGAGTGAAAATGTTCAGCAGGAGAAACTTCAG GAAATCCAGAAGGCTTTGTCGGCCAAGGAACCAGATCTTTCTTCATGTAAAGACCTTGGAGACGACCTTAAGAAATACCTCGTCCAAGACGAAAAACCAAAAGTAGATCAAGCACAGAGCGAGGTGGACGAAAAGTGGCGCTCTTTGCAAGCCGATGTGGACGAGCTGGCCAAGAAATTGTTTTCATCTCAGGCTCGTGTAGACAGTTACCAGCTTGAAGTGAACGAGTTGAAAGCGTGGCTCACTGATACAGAAGGAAAGCTGACCAATTTGGAGCCTGTGGGGGTCGAGCCAGAGCAAGTCAAACAACAGTTGGGAACACAGGCG GCCCTCAACGCAGACGTTGCAGCCCATGAGAAACCCGTTAAATCTGTGTGCGAGAACGGCGAGGCGCTGATACCAGCACTTAAGGATGAGGAACAGCAAGCCATCAAAGACGATCTCGAAAGTATCAAGACTCGCTACCAGGGTGTAAAGAATGACACGTCAGTTAGGCAGGCAGCTTTAGTAGAGGCTCTGTTGCTGTCTCAGCAGTTCAGAGACATTCACAAAGAAGTGGTCACTTGGCTTGATCGCTGCGAGGAAAACTTCCGTAAGCTGGACGATGAATCGGTTGCGGAACTTCAACAGGAGAGAATCAAg TCAATCCAAGAGGGTATCACTGCCCTTAAAGTTTTAATCGGCAATTTGGAAGAGACTGGAAGCGACCTTGTTAAGTTGAGCGGCCCAGGTGAGGCATCCACTTCAATTGAACAAAAGGTGGCAGCTTGTGTTGAGCGCTACGAACGACTTCAGCTACAGACAGAGGAGCGAGGAATTAAGATCGGAATGACCCTAGCACAAGAAGAAGAAGTGCAGACCAGATTGGACGAGTTACAGACACTgttagaaaagagaaaagaagactTTGGAAGTCTGAAACCGATCAGTGTGAGACCAGATGTAATTCGTGAACAGATTGAAGAGCTGAAG GTACTTCAAAGTGAGTTTGATCCAGAGAAGGAAATGGTGGAAGAAATCAGACCGCTAGCGACTGCTGTGGTAAATGCCAACCCAGATTCCAAAACATCATTGCTCATGAAAGACAAGATGAACAAAGTTTCCACGCTTGCATCCGATACGCAGACCATGTATGATGACAGGCTCAAATCTCTAGAACTGACCCTCGATGCCGGGGACAAATTTTGGACGGGCTTAGATGAGATAAAGCACATCCTCAAGGACGTGCAGGATCATCAGGACTCCGAAGAACCCCCGGCCGCTGAGCTAGAGGTACTGGAGGAGCAGATTCACGATCATCAG GAGCTTCGAACAGAGCTGGACGCACACAGTGAAGCAGTGAATGTGTTGTGTGAGACCAGTCCTGTTCTTGTAGCGCACTGTAGTCCAGGCGACAAGATGCTAGTACAAACAGAACTCTCCAAGGTCACCAAACAGTGGGCAGACATCGAGAAGACCTGGAACAAGAGAGAAGCTGACATGGCGGAAGTCAAGGAAACAGCTACTCAGTATCACAATACCCATGACCCCTTGCTGGCTAAGTTGACTAACCTAGAACAAAGGCTGGCCGAGCAGCCGCCGGTGGGAACTGAGTTGGATATCGTCAAAGAACAACTTAAAGAGCAAAAG GACTTCCATAAGGAACTTACACCACTCCAAAGCGATGTGACAGCTGTAAACCAAAAGGGTACAATTCTTAGTGAGCAGTGTCGTCCGGAGGACGCAGATCTAATAGCGGCACAGCTGGAGGATTTGAACACTCGATGGGATGACTTGTGTCTTCATTCCGGTGAGAGGCAGCAGACAATTGAAGGTGCTCTGTTACAGCTAGGACAGTTCCAACTGGCCTTAGAGGAGCTTCTGGTTTGGGTCAAACAGACCAATGCTACTTTGGATGAGCAGCTGGCCAGGGATGTTCAGGGAGACGTTAAGTTTATTGAGGTGGAAAAAGCCAAACACAAG ATTCTCTACAATGACATCTTGGCCCACGAACCATCTGTGGAATCCGTGACGCGCGCGGCTTCTTCCCTGCTGACGGAAAATGGAGACAGCAAGTTGGATAGTGGTTCCCTGCAGATGAAGATGACGGAACTACAGGACGGCTGGCAGGAGGTGTTAGACAAAGCAGCCCGCTTAGACGCCCACCTCGCAGCTGCCCTAAGCGCGTCTCATGACGTCATGGACCAGATGAAGGAACTGAGAACTTGGCTGAATGAGGGACGTGACTTCCTTGACTCCAGGAGACAAATTGGCGGGCGCCCTGAGAGTGCACGTAACCAACTGACCAAGCATAAG GACTTCCTAGACGTACTTGAAAAACGTAAGGAAACATACCAACGAATCACTGAAGCCGTCCAAGCCATGATAAAGAACAGCGATCCTACCACAGCAGCCTCCCTTCAAAGGCAGTCGGATGAATTGACAGAAGCCTGGGAACAAGTGAGCACAAAGGCTGACGAGGAAGGCCGTAAGTTGGATGACGCGCTCAAGAATGCAGTGGAATTAGAGAAACAAATCACAGATATGGACTCTTGGCTCACGCAGGTTCATGATCAAATAGTGTCCTTTGATAATGTCAGCTGCATTTTAGACATTTTGGAAAAGCAACGACAGGAATACAAG GATCTCAAAGAGGACATTGACGCACACCGTGACCCGTTCAAACAACTCAAGGTACTAGCATTCAAGATCACAGATGTGTGTCTCCAGGAGGACGTGACTTACATCGACGATACGATCCGTGACCTGGACGCTCGCTGGAAAGAGCTGACAGGTCTGTCTTCGGGTAGAAAGAAAGATCTCGATGAAAATTACAAGCTGTCGCACAAGTTCTTCAAAGGTGCTGAAGAACTATTGAACCTGCTGGACGAAGCTGAGCGGAGCCTTAAAGATGAGGAACCTATTGGGGTGGACCCCGCTCACCTGAGGTCCCAACTTAAAAAACACAAG GAGTTCCAATCCATGCTCGGTGCCAACCAAACATCAATGGATGGAATCATTAAGACGGGTAAAGTGTTGATGGAGAAGAGTCCTGGAGATGACGTCATTATTATCGAAGGAAAGATAGCTGACCTCAAGGCACGATGGGACGCCATCTGCGCGCTATCAGTGGAAAG ACAACAAAAACTAGAGGAGGCTCTCCTCTTCACTGGTATGTTCCAGGATGCCCTGCAGTCGCTGCTTGACTGGCTCAGTGCAGTAGAGCCCAGTCTTTCCACTGAAACTGCCGTCATGGGTGACCCTGAAACCGTACAGATCTTAATTGACAATCACAAG ACCTTCCAACGCGAGCTCGGACGCCGCCAAGCAAATTACGACTCGGTAATGAATGCAGGTAGAACAATGATCAATGAGAACAAAGTGGAGGACCCGCACAAACTGGAAGAGAGGCTCGATGACTTGCGCATGCGTTGGGAAGCCATCAGCGCCTTATCTAACACTAAACAAGATAG ACTCGACAATGCACTCGTTTTGGCGAAGGAGTTCGACACTGCCGTCAAGACAGAGTTGCGCATACTGAAAGACTTCGAAGATACGCTTAGGGGACTGGGTCCAATTGCCGACGACTTAGAAACTATTGCTGATCAACTGAATGAACACAAG GTTTTCCACGAAGATCTAATGGCAGAGGAAGTGAACGTTCAATCAGCCATTAAGAAGGGCCAAGTGATTGCACGATTCTGTCATCCAAGCGCACTGCCAATCATCCAGCAATGGATTGCAAGATTAAAGAAACGATGGGATGAG GTTCGCAAATGGTCAGTTCAAAGATTGACTCGCCTGGAGGAAGAACAATCTAAGCTGACAGAGGAGCAAAGCATGATGGAGGAACTGCTGCAGTGgattggagagaaagaagaaatcCTGATCGAAAAGGAGAATGAGCCTATCCCTGACGATGATTACGAGCAAGTCATGACGCTGTTGGAAGACCACAAAggttttcaagaagaaatggCCAAGAAACAGCCAACATACGACAGACTCACCAAGTCGGTAAAACGACGTGGTTCTGTAGCGCCTACCGCTGTTTCTGCTGCCCCAGTCCAAGCTCAGACCACTCCGGACAAGCAAGGTCGGCGTGGAAGCAGAATACCTAAACTCACCTCCAGTCCTTCTCCGTCCTTCACTCGCGAACGGTCACGCGAGAAGTTGACGCTGGTCACCAGCCCGGGTTCTTCGTTCACTCGGTCTGGTTCCACTACACTTGATAAGAATCATCCAGCTTTGCTGCACTTGTCCAAACGATGGCAGCATTTGTGGCTTCTTTCGATGGAGAGGCTGCGACGTCTTCAAGAGAAGTTGGAACGAATTGCCATC AGACGAGCCTCGGCGAAGTTTGACTTCAACGAGTGGAAGAGTAGG TTTAACAAATGGCTGCGTGACAGCAAGTCACGCGTTCTTGACATCTTCCGCCGCATGGATCAAGACCGAGATGGCAAGCTTACCAGAGAGCAGTTTATCTCAGGAGTGCTCAGCACAA GTTTCCCAACAGAGAGATGGGAGATGGAAATAGTCGCCAGTAAATTTGAACGTGATGGACTGATCGACTACAAAGAATTCGTAAACTCGCTTAAGGATAAAAAACCA ACTAAGAAGCCAGAGAAGCCAAAGACTGAAGAACAACAGATTCAGTCTGAAATTGAACGCCTGTGTCGCAAGTGCGGCGTGACATTTGTCAAAGTGGCCGAGAACAAGTACAGG TTCGGTGACTCCCAGAAGATGCGTTTGGTTCGTATCCTTCGCAGCACTGTCATGGTACGAGTCGGAGGAGGCTGGGAAACACTGGAAGAATTCCTTCTAAAGAACGAACCCAGCAAAG cTACTGGACGAACAAATGTAGAACTTAGAGAACAGTTGTCAAGACCTGAAGGCGTCACACAGACCATGGGAGCCTTCACAAGCAAACGACACTCGGAACAGAAGTCGACAGTGGTCACGGAAAAACCGCCCACTGGTCTCGGTCGAAAACCTAGGCTCGACGTTCCGAGTAGTGGTTACGGCCTCCGTCGAGAGAAATCCGGTGAACTTCGGCCTCGTCGTGAAAAGTCGGGAGAACTTCGGCCACCAAGTGGTCCCACCAAACAGAGAAGCGGAACAAATTTAAAGGGGACGGCTGAAAAGTCCCCCTCCACGAAGAGACCTAGTGGCGTATCAAGGGTTAGGAAATCTGACAGTCAGACGTCACTTGGTAGTACGGGATCGCTCGAGGACTCTTCGGAGGGCACTTCACCTCGGGTATCTTCGGGAATCCCCTCAAGCCCAAGCAGCACCTCGTCTCGCGGGTCTCCGGATCGTCCAGGTTCGGCCGCGTCTAAATCAGCTACTAAGTCGACTGGAATGGCAAGAACCGGAAGTCGGGAAAATGTGCGAGGTAGCAGGGAGAGTCTTCACAAAGCCAAAGAAGGAACGACGAAGAGTTCTGGGATGACTAAAAGTACAACGAGAAGCCCTGGAACAACAAAGTTAAAGAAcggagaagaaaagaaaggtccgaagaagtaa